Proteins encoded together in one Ignavibacteria bacterium window:
- a CDS encoding Nramp family divalent metal transporter, with amino-acid sequence MKNFIKDLRNKKEHRPVFGGLEIFKYIGPGLLVTVGFIDPGNWASNISAGADFGYTLLWMVTLSTVMLIILQHNVAHLGIVSGLCLSEAATFHTPKPVSRTILGSAVLASISTSLAEILGAAIALNMLLKIPIKIGSLITVIAVSILLFTNSYRRIEKYIIGFVSIIGISFIYELFIADVDWGSAAMGWITPNMPDGSIMIVMAVLGAVVMPHNLYLHSEIIQSRQWNLENEDVIKKQLDYEFYDTLFSMVIGWAINSAMIILAAAAFFKNGLPVSELEQAKSLLEPLLGNYAAIIFAVALLFAGFASSITSGMAGGSILAGMFGEPYDINDSHSKLGVGISLIAALIIILFISNPFKGLIISQMILSIQLPFTIFLQIYLTSSKKIMGKHANNVFTKYLLLLIAAVVTYLNIRLFISFFV; translated from the coding sequence ATAAAAAATTTCATTAAAGACCTCAGAAACAAGAAAGAACATCGACCGGTTTTCGGAGGACTTGAAATTTTTAAATATATCGGACCGGGACTGCTCGTTACGGTCGGTTTTATCGACCCGGGCAACTGGGCTTCAAACATTTCTGCAGGGGCAGATTTTGGATACACACTTCTATGGATGGTAACGCTTTCAACTGTAATGCTAATCATACTTCAGCACAACGTGGCACACCTTGGAATCGTTTCCGGTCTATGCCTGTCTGAAGCAGCAACTTTTCACACGCCTAAACCTGTTTCAAGAACTATTTTAGGTTCTGCGGTACTCGCATCCATATCAACCTCACTTGCAGAAATTCTCGGTGCTGCAATAGCATTAAATATGCTTTTGAAGATTCCGATAAAAATAGGTTCTTTAATTACCGTTATAGCGGTCAGTATTTTACTCTTCACTAATTCATACCGGCGAATAGAAAAATATATCATAGGTTTTGTTTCCATTATTGGAATCTCATTTATATACGAATTGTTCATCGCTGATGTTGACTGGGGAAGTGCAGCTATGGGTTGGATTACACCAAACATGCCCGACGGCTCTATTATGATAGTAATGGCAGTGCTGGGTGCTGTCGTTATGCCGCATAATTTATACCTTCACAGCGAAATCATCCAAAGCCGTCAGTGGAACCTTGAGAATGAAGATGTAATTAAGAAGCAGCTCGATTATGAATTTTATGACACTCTTTTCTCAATGGTAATCGGATGGGCAATTAATAGTGCAATGATAATTCTTGCTGCTGCTGCATTTTTTAAAAACGGACTGCCTGTCAGCGAACTCGAACAGGCAAAGTCACTTCTTGAACCACTGCTCGGAAACTACGCTGCAATTATCTTTGCTGTTGCACTGCTCTTTGCTGGGTTTGCTTCAAGTATTACCTCCGGTATGGCAGGAGGTTCAATTCTTGCCGGAATGTTCGGTGAACCTTATGACATTAATGACAGCCACTCAAAACTCGGTGTCGGCATTTCTCTTATTGCTGCTTTGATAATTATTCTTTTCATTAGCAATCCGTTTAAAGGACTTATTATATCACAAATGATTCTAAGCATTCAGCTTCCATTCACAATATTCCTTCAAATATATTTAACCTCTTCTAAAAAGATTATGGGTAAACATGCTAACAATGTTTTCACAAAATATTTATTACTGCTTATAGCGGCTGTCGTAACTTACCTTAATATCCGGCTTTTCATTTCATTCTTCGTATAA
- a CDS encoding helix-turn-helix domain-containing protein: protein MVRDNRKQIQMFINLGLTEREAKVYIRLLTRKGFTTLELQDSVDIPRTKMYEVLQKMVARGIVTQWGSGREKYYGAVEPKTAFRTVLNEFKNEYQTEIEKKIDALENLISTYTPIYEQNKDIVGPLDFVEVFRDKVQIQNKYVQAIKKTKYDFLTFNKGPYVCDTSKRLSEQEKEEAKLIKRGVICRNIYEEKELMEIVWLQKYLRHQIKLGQQARLIASLPIKMVVCDERTVIFPLLQKFGESNNITMIFVEHHELALTCKMLFNWLWEKSLPFK from the coding sequence ATGGTACGCGACAACAGAAAGCAGATACAAATGTTTATTAATCTAGGGCTCACCGAAAGAGAAGCAAAGGTTTATATAAGACTTCTTACCAGGAAAGGATTTACAACATTAGAACTTCAGGATTCAGTAGATATACCCCGAACAAAAATGTATGAAGTATTACAAAAAATGGTTGCCAGAGGAATTGTTACACAGTGGGGCTCGGGGAGAGAAAAGTATTACGGAGCAGTAGAGCCTAAGACAGCATTCAGAACGGTACTCAATGAATTTAAAAATGAGTATCAAACAGAGATAGAGAAAAAAATTGATGCGTTAGAAAATCTTATCAGCACATATACACCAATTTATGAGCAGAATAAAGATATTGTTGGTCCTCTGGATTTTGTTGAAGTGTTTCGAGACAAAGTTCAAATACAAAATAAGTATGTTCAGGCAATTAAAAAGACCAAGTATGATTTTTTGACATTTAACAAAGGTCCATATGTTTGTGATACTTCTAAACGATTATCCGAGCAAGAAAAAGAAGAAGCAAAATTGATTAAAAGGGGAGTAATTTGCAGGAATATTTATGAAGAGAAAGAGCTAATGGAGATAGTATGGCTTCAGAAATATTTACGGCACCAGATAAAACTTGGGCAACAAGCAAGACTAATCGCATCCCTCCCGATAAAAATGGTCGTGTGTGACGAAAGAACTGTTATCTTCCCGCTACTTCAAAAATTCGGTGAATCGAATAATATTACAATGATTTTTGTGGAACATCATGAGCTTGCATTAACATGCAAAATGTTATTTAACTGGTTATGGGAAAAATCACTTCCATTTAAATAA
- a CDS encoding T9SS type A sorting domain-containing protein produces MKKGSYLFVLLFVITACVSAQYPSFYNYNDTNPGSNTFPLGTGAGRMVQWLSRSGDLNHPTPAPSGSILKVYILTAKNFGPFTYNQVNLMLGQATINDLPTSAFYTGPMDTVYHRATVSLSGTPLTWLVFTLDHPFVYDNTKSLIIQLEHRGASGSASYIHGHTYLTGKKRTYSTTANPFGVQGQDAYIVNYGVDIGPNAIDPNVNLQTPKEYKLEQNFPNPFNPTTSINYSIPKSGLVTLKIYNIFGKEISTLVNEVKNSGNYSVDFNASNISSGLYFYELTSGSFVQTRKMMLIK; encoded by the coding sequence ATGAAAAAAGGAAGTTATCTATTTGTTTTGCTGTTTGTTATAACAGCTTGTGTTTCTGCCCAATACCCGAGCTTTTACAATTACAATGATACTAACCCCGGTAGTAACACATTCCCTCTCGGTACTGGAGCAGGCAGGATGGTACAATGGCTTTCAAGATCCGGAGATTTAAATCATCCGACACCCGCACCGAGCGGAAGTATCTTAAAAGTATACATCCTTACAGCTAAAAATTTTGGTCCGTTCACTTATAATCAAGTAAATCTTATGCTTGGTCAGGCTACGATTAACGATTTACCAACAAGTGCTTTTTATACAGGACCAATGGATACTGTTTATCATAGAGCAACTGTATCTCTTTCCGGGACACCGTTGACCTGGCTTGTATTCACATTAGATCATCCGTTTGTATACGACAATACGAAAAGTTTAATAATTCAGCTTGAACATCGCGGTGCTTCAGGTTCGGCATCATACATCCATGGCCACACATATCTTACGGGGAAGAAGAGAACATACAGTACTACGGCAAATCCGTTTGGTGTTCAGGGACAGGATGCTTATATTGTTAATTATGGAGTAGATATAGGACCTAACGCAATTGATCCGAACGTGAATTTACAAACGCCCAAAGAATATAAACTTGAACAGAACTTTCCAAATCCTTTCAACCCGACAACAAGTATTAATTATTCAATTCCGAAATCAGGATTGGTGACATTGAAAATTTATAACATTTTCGGTAAAGAGATTTCAACACTTGTAAATGAAGTGAAGAATAGCGGAAACTATTCAGTTGATTTCAATGCCTCGAATATTTCGAGCGGGTTATATTTCTACGAACTAACAAGTGGAAGTTTTGTTCAGACAAGAAAAATGATGTTAATTAAGTGA
- a CDS encoding T9SS type A sorting domain-containing protein → MKTFYLFIVAIMLSAVLFLQSAEAQLTGVKTIKAAGGDYSTITAAITDLNSSGVGAGGVTFNIEAGFTESITAPLIITATGTSSNMIIFQRDKSTSGDNPKITRTDEGTKATTGLGGDGDAIIQINGTDYITFNGVDVQSGDSKIEYGYYTYKPSGTDGCQNVIIKNCTITMLKSTTYNVVAGIHISNGPTALTASTNGGVTVTDFSGRNENIEVSNNIIQNVNQGIYIQGYNHASPYDFYDQNITIGKEGAGNTIQDFQWSGTSGSCYAIYSSFCNNFIASYNNINNTAGGGAASTCFFYAIYSSYTKAATITYSYNTLTFTTAGSRAGYAFGNNAGDATSTLNIHHNTIENCVHGSSGVFSALTNGVSNLTLNVYSNTVRNNTINLGSVSLFSLGSVDTANVYENNISDITVNYGTGTATAFTISGSGVINMYRNSISNFNATVAARVYPINITGGVDVKVYNNLIYGINSNYTSPKIDAIRGISISSKTASSNIGIYYNTIYLNALTGGADFWTTCVYDSAFTTSTMATLDMRNNILVNASVPSGTGIASAFRRGGTTLNNYSDLSNNNLFYAGTPGESNIIFYDGTTSYQTFADFKAAVGPTRESYSVSGYPGFTSSTNLIPDGTNANSWTVYNNGTHIAEITNDYAGNPRPLTVALGTPDIGAYEFGQPSVSPTPVSITPPVTGSNIVTVNGLSILDLNFSNLGGIANLDVINYPGVPPPGTSGKAGEKFMNGYFTVTQTGGAGYTYDITYTYSESQLGTVSAEDKVRLAKSDDNGVTWVPYLTEGTGPGQYELNTANNTIKVYGLTTFSAFTVTDSDNPLPVKLTSFTSSLKGRDVILTWETVSENNNSGFEVERSLSGDKQWIKAGYVAGKGNSTLNITYTFEDKKLNSGKYNYRLKQIDNNGNFEYHTLSNTVEVGLPTKFDLSQNYPNPFNPVTKVDFSLPFDSKVNIKLYDITGREVITLVNDVRTAGFYTEQFNVSNLSSGTYFYRITAKSSGGDYSMTKKMMLIR, encoded by the coding sequence ATGAAAACATTTTATTTATTCATAGTGGCTATAATGCTCTCCGCAGTTTTATTCTTACAAAGTGCTGAAGCGCAGCTGACGGGCGTGAAAACAATAAAAGCTGCGGGAGGGGATTACTCAACTATAACAGCGGCAATTACCGACCTCAACTCGAGTGGTGTTGGAGCCGGCGGTGTTACTTTCAATATTGAAGCTGGATTTACTGAAAGTATAACTGCGCCTCTGATAATAACCGCAACAGGAACGTCTTCAAATATGATTATTTTCCAAAGGGATAAATCTACTTCAGGTGATAATCCTAAGATTACAAGAACAGATGAAGGAACTAAAGCAACTACAGGGCTTGGAGGTGATGGAGATGCAATAATACAAATTAACGGTACGGATTATATAACATTCAACGGTGTAGATGTTCAATCGGGTGATTCCAAGATAGAATACGGTTATTACACGTATAAACCAAGCGGAACCGATGGATGTCAAAACGTCATAATTAAGAACTGTACTATAACAATGTTAAAAAGTACTACATACAACGTGGTAGCCGGTATACACATATCAAATGGACCTACAGCATTGACCGCCAGTACTAATGGTGGAGTAACAGTGACGGATTTCAGCGGCAGAAATGAAAATATTGAGGTAAGTAATAACATAATACAGAATGTAAATCAGGGGATTTATATCCAGGGATATAACCATGCGTCACCGTACGATTTTTACGATCAGAACATAACTATTGGGAAGGAAGGAGCGGGTAACACAATACAAGATTTTCAGTGGAGTGGTACTTCGGGTTCTTGCTATGCAATATATTCTTCTTTTTGTAACAATTTTATTGCGTCTTATAATAACATAAACAACACAGCGGGCGGCGGTGCAGCGAGTACTTGCTTCTTTTATGCAATTTATTCAAGTTACACAAAAGCAGCTACGATAACCTATAGTTATAATACACTTACATTTACAACAGCAGGATCAAGAGCAGGATATGCGTTTGGAAATAATGCCGGTGATGCAACCAGTACTTTGAACATACATCACAATACAATAGAGAATTGTGTTCACGGCAGTTCTGGAGTGTTTAGTGCGTTAACTAACGGCGTTTCTAATTTAACATTGAATGTGTACTCAAATACGGTAAGAAATAATACTATCAATTTGGGTTCCGTTTCTTTGTTTTCTTTAGGTTCGGTTGACACTGCAAATGTTTATGAAAATAACATTTCAGATATTACTGTGAATTACGGTACAGGTACCGCTACTGCGTTTACTATCAGTGGAAGCGGCGTTATAAATATGTATCGTAACTCAATATCCAACTTTAATGCTACAGTCGCAGCCAGGGTTTATCCAATAAATATAACCGGCGGAGTTGATGTGAAAGTATATAATAACTTGATTTATGGTATAAATTCTAATTACACAAGTCCAAAGATTGATGCGATTCGTGGAATCAGTATATCATCAAAAACTGCATCTTCAAATATAGGTATCTATTATAACACAATATATTTGAATGCATTGACAGGAGGTGCTGATTTCTGGACGACTTGTGTTTATGATTCAGCGTTTACAACGTCAACAATGGCTACACTCGATATGCGGAACAATATTTTAGTAAATGCCTCCGTGCCATCGGGAACAGGTATAGCCAGTGCATTTAGAAGGGGCGGAACAACTTTGAATAATTATTCTGATTTATCAAATAACAATTTGTTTTATGCTGGTACACCGGGTGAGAGCAATATAATATTTTACGACGGAACAACCTCATATCAAACATTTGCAGATTTCAAAGCAGCAGTAGGACCGACAAGAGAATCTTATTCAGTAAGCGGATATCCCGGATTCACATCATCAACAAATTTAATTCCGGATGGTACGAATGCTAACAGTTGGACAGTTTACAATAACGGGACCCATATTGCAGAAATTACAAACGATTATGCAGGTAATCCAAGACCTTTAACGGTTGCTTTAGGTACACCGGATATCGGAGCGTATGAATTTGGGCAACCGAGTGTATCTCCGACACCTGTTTCGATAACACCACCAGTAACCGGTTCAAATATTGTTACAGTTAATGGATTAAGCATACTTGATTTAAACTTCAGTAATTTAGGCGGGATAGCAAACCTGGATGTAATTAATTATCCGGGTGTTCCGCCTCCCGGAACGAGTGGAAAAGCAGGTGAAAAATTCATGAATGGATATTTTACTGTCACTCAAACAGGTGGAGCCGGTTATACATACGATATAACTTATACATATTCTGAGTCACAACTTGGTACAGTGAGTGCTGAGGATAAAGTTAGACTTGCAAAATCAGACGACAATGGCGTTACATGGGTGCCTTACCTTACAGAAGGAACAGGACCCGGACAATATGAATTGAATACGGCAAATAATACGATTAAAGTGTATGGTTTAACTACATTCTCCGCGTTCACAGTTACGGATAGTGACAATCCGCTTCCGGTTAAGCTTACTTCATTCACATCATCACTCAAGGGTAGAGATGTAATACTCACATGGGAGACAGTAAGTGAAAATAACAATTCTGGTTTTGAAGTTGAAAGAAGCCTATCAGGAGATAAACAATGGATTAAAGCAGGTTATGTCGCAGGAAAAGGAAATTCAACTTTAAATATAACTTATACTTTTGAAGACAAGAAGCTCAACAGCGGAAAGTACAACTACCGTCTGAAGCAGATTGATAACAACGGAAACTTCGAGTATCATACACTATCAAATACAGTAGAGGTAGGTTTACCTACTAAGTTCGATTTGAGTCAGAACTATCCGAATCCTTTCAACCCTGTAACAAAGGTTGACTTCTCACTTCCATTTGACAGTAAAGTGAATATCAAACTTTATGATATAACAGGCAGGGAAGTTATAACGCTTGTAAATGACGTAAGAACAGCGGGTTTTTACACCGAACAATTTAATGTATCGAATTTATCGAGCGGAACATACTTCTACAGGATAACGGCAAAGTCATCGGGTGGTGATTATAGTATGACGAAGAAGATGATGCTTATCAGGTAA
- a CDS encoding T9SS type A sorting domain-containing protein: MKKYFVLLLFIIIPVVITAQDLNIPNNVYDKADDYTKSRKAFNRERWFHEQRMYPNNFIPDGAYQKAFDEKMKLRRESGVSYPTVNWTNLGPTPGYYFDYGNISSRIVTVKFDPSNPNIIYVGAANGGIWKSTDGGLNWVSKSDFEVSLSSGALAIDPNNTNIIYYGTGEATYSGASYYGRGLLKSTNGGESWTSITAGLPFSSYFSRLVIKPGNSNTLFAALGTSGLHVSTDAGLTWSVVVSGRCDDIVFSPDGTKAYIVGSGTSYKMSTDGGANFNTVTFTPGMGTRNHIAICKSFPNVLYISKYSGSSITVYKSTDSGLNYSQISVGTDFSGSQAWYDFYMHVNPFNPNIAYVGSIDIWRTTNGNTFVNNTNGYSGGNVHVDQHNMDFHPTDSNVCISVNDGGIWYSSNKGDSWMNRNAGLTLTQFYRMTSDPSNANHLAGGTQDNGTQRTKGTANWNAAFGGDGGEVCFHPLNSNYVLGETQNNGVRRSVNNGESWSSATTGLTGSGAWVGPIIAHPDSVSIFYTARGQVFKSTNMGSSWVAISSGTSGTIREMAISKSDTKVMYATSGSSVYKSNDRGYTFALSNSGLPNKTITSIYIHPDSSDVALVTMSGFGGNKIHKTTNGGVNWFSIYGNLPDSPINDGMFYYPNFATNIILAATDVGVFMTTNNGTNWTELADGLPNTVAMHMDYNSASGKLRIGTHGRGTWELNGSLLGITNYNSELPDKYYLSQNYPNPFNPSTKISFGIVKYGFVTLKVYNALGREVAVLVNKNLNAGTYEASFRGDNLSSGIYFYKLVSENFSETKRMMLVK; this comes from the coding sequence ATGAAAAAGTATTTTGTTCTTTTACTGTTTATCATTATACCTGTGGTTATAACAGCACAGGATCTAAATATTCCAAACAATGTATATGATAAAGCGGACGACTACACAAAGTCACGAAAGGCTTTTAACCGTGAAAGGTGGTTTCATGAGCAACGGATGTATCCCAACAATTTTATACCGGATGGTGCGTATCAGAAAGCTTTTGATGAAAAAATGAAACTGCGGAGAGAAAGCGGAGTTTCCTATCCAACTGTAAATTGGACTAACCTTGGACCTACACCCGGATATTATTTCGATTATGGAAATATTTCATCAAGAATAGTGACCGTTAAGTTTGACCCTTCAAACCCGAATATCATTTATGTCGGTGCGGCAAACGGCGGAATCTGGAAGTCAACAGATGGCGGATTAAACTGGGTTTCAAAATCTGACTTTGAAGTGTCTCTTTCATCCGGAGCACTTGCGATTGATCCGAATAATACGAATATCATATACTACGGTACGGGAGAAGCCACATACAGCGGTGCTTCATACTACGGACGAGGACTGCTAAAGTCGACAAATGGCGGAGAAAGCTGGACAAGCATTACAGCGGGTTTACCTTTCAGTTCATATTTCTCGAGGCTTGTTATTAAACCCGGTAATTCGAATACTTTATTTGCAGCCCTCGGTACGTCTGGTCTTCATGTCAGTACGGATGCAGGTTTAACCTGGTCCGTTGTTGTAAGCGGAAGATGTGATGACATTGTATTCTCCCCAGACGGAACAAAGGCTTATATAGTCGGTTCCGGAACATCATACAAGATGTCAACCGACGGCGGTGCAAATTTCAATACTGTTACATTTACACCAGGTATGGGAACAAGAAATCATATAGCAATCTGTAAATCATTTCCGAATGTTCTTTATATATCAAAATATTCAGGTTCTTCAATTACTGTTTACAAATCGACAGACAGCGGACTGAATTATTCGCAGATATCCGTGGGGACTGATTTCAGCGGTTCACAGGCATGGTACGATTTTTACATGCACGTAAATCCTTTTAATCCGAATATAGCTTACGTCGGCTCGATAGATATATGGAGAACAACAAACGGTAACACTTTTGTGAACAACACAAACGGTTATTCAGGCGGGAACGTTCATGTTGACCAGCACAACATGGATTTCCATCCAACCGATTCAAATGTGTGTATTTCAGTTAACGACGGCGGTATATGGTATTCATCAAACAAAGGCGATTCATGGATGAACAGAAATGCCGGATTGACTTTAACACAGTTCTACAGAATGACCTCTGACCCATCAAACGCTAATCATCTTGCAGGCGGTACTCAAGACAACGGTACACAAAGAACGAAAGGTACTGCAAACTGGAATGCTGCTTTCGGCGGTGACGGAGGAGAGGTATGTTTCCATCCGTTGAATTCAAATTACGTGTTAGGCGAGACTCAGAATAACGGTGTCAGAAGGTCGGTTAATAACGGGGAATCCTGGTCGAGTGCAACAACCGGTCTTACGGGTTCAGGTGCCTGGGTCGGTCCGATTATAGCACATCCGGATTCGGTATCAATATTTTATACTGCGAGAGGGCAGGTGTTTAAATCGACAAATATGGGATCGTCCTGGGTTGCAATATCCTCAGGCACATCGGGGACAATACGTGAGATGGCAATAAGCAAATCTGACACAAAAGTTATGTATGCTACATCGGGAAGCTCTGTTTATAAATCAAACGACCGAGGGTATACATTCGCATTATCGAATTCAGGTTTACCGAATAAGACAATAACAAGTATTTATATTCATCCTGATTCTTCTGATGTTGCTCTCGTTACGATGTCCGGTTTCGGCGGTAATAAAATTCACAAAACAACAAACGGCGGAGTGAACTGGTTCAGCATTTACGGAAATCTTCCTGATTCTCCGATAAACGACGGTATGTTCTACTATCCGAATTTTGCCACAAACATTATTCTTGCAGCAACGGATGTTGGAGTTTTTATGACAACCAATAATGGAACAAATTGGACTGAACTCGCGGACGGTCTTCCTAACACAGTGGCGATGCATATGGATTATAATTCAGCATCAGGTAAATTACGCATCGGGACTCACGGGCGCGGTACATGGGAGCTTAACGGTTCGTTGCTTGGCATTACTAACTATAATTCCGAACTTCCTGATAAATATTATTTAAGCCAGAACTATCCGAATCCGTTTAATCCATCAACAAAGATTTCCTTTGGGATTGTCAAATATGGATTTGTAACCCTAAAGGTTTATAATGCTCTCGGACGGGAGGTTGCAGTACTCGTAAATAAAAATCTAAATGCAGGAACATACGAGGCATCATTCCGAGGTGATAATCTTAGCAGCGGAATTTATTTTTACAAACTTGTGTCGGAGAATTTTTCCGAGACAAAGCGTATGATGCTTGTGAAGTAA
- a CDS encoding T9SS type A sorting domain-containing protein: MKNFIITSISLLIFICAQNVKSQPISGAKTIPGDYASISSAINALNTNGVGSGGVTFNVTAGYTESTSAQLTITATGTTTSPIIFQKSGSGTNPKITRTDAGTKTTTSVGGDGDGIIQFYGTDYIVFDGIDVQAIQSTIEYGFYTYKPSGTDGCQNDTIRNCSVTLIKSTVSNINVGIYISNGPTSLGSNTGVTVSNYTGRNENIVVCGDSIINVNHGVYVSGYKHTTAPYDYYDQNIKIGISGSGNTIQNFSWSGTGGSTFGIYSAYCNNFNASYNSLFNTAGGGEPSLCWFYGIFSSYTKAANTTYSYNTLSLTTSGTRLVYAIGNNAGDSNSTFNIHNNIIENCVIGNSGGFSAINNGVSSVTLNIYSNLINNNTINNGASTLIAPGSVDSANVYNNTISNNIVNSSSGTCYGFLFNSGVVNAYNNNISNYSTTTGTAKIEGISISNGTVNLYNNIITGINCNSLGESLIGIKVSGGVLCNIHRNKIHDLSGTVQSIYGISIQGGATDYVYNNLISDLRLSGVSNVDAIRGISITSSTVNSAIGIYYNTIYLKDTISVGENYGTSCIYHAYSSTGTTASLDMRNNIFVNHSKPNGTGKTVVFRRSGAGIFNNINISNNNCFYAGTPGINRLIYTDSTNNLQTLTEYKALITPKDSLSISTNPPFINVITPPYNLHLNSPSQCDDAGLPITTPISILFDYDSIPRHLVTPDLGAYERIATGINESINLPQNYILEQNYPNPFNPVTNIQFSIPQTDNVTLKIYNMQGKEVESYYDNSRLNAGTYIVSFNGAKLSSGVYFCKLESARFLMVKKMVLIK, from the coding sequence ATGAAAAATTTTATAATTACATCTATTTCACTTCTCATTTTTATTTGCGCACAAAATGTAAAATCGCAACCAATATCCGGAGCAAAAACCATCCCCGGTGATTATGCTTCAATATCATCCGCTATAAACGCCCTTAATACAAACGGTGTGGGAAGTGGTGGAGTTACATTTAATGTAACAGCAGGATATACTGAAAGTACAAGCGCTCAGTTAACTATCACTGCGACAGGAACAACAACTTCCCCTATAATATTTCAAAAAAGCGGTTCCGGTACAAATCCTAAAATAACCAGAACAGATGCAGGAACTAAAACAACCACATCGGTTGGGGGTGACGGAGACGGTATTATTCAATTTTATGGAACTGATTATATTGTATTTGACGGTATAGATGTGCAAGCAATTCAATCAACGATTGAATACGGATTCTATACTTATAAACCCAGTGGAACTGATGGATGTCAAAACGACACCATTCGAAACTGTTCTGTTACCTTAATTAAAAGTACTGTTAGTAATATAAACGTTGGAATATATATCTCAAACGGACCTACTTCCTTAGGTTCGAATACAGGTGTTACTGTATCGAATTACACAGGGAGAAATGAAAATATTGTTGTATGTGGCGATTCGATAATTAATGTCAATCATGGAGTTTATGTATCAGGATATAAACACACTACTGCTCCTTACGATTATTACGATCAAAATATAAAAATCGGAATATCGGGATCAGGAAACACAATACAGAATTTTTCGTGGTCGGGTACGGGAGGATCAACTTTTGGTATATATTCAGCGTACTGTAATAATTTTAATGCCTCATATAATAGTTTATTTAATACAGCAGGAGGCGGGGAGCCGAGTTTGTGCTGGTTCTATGGAATATTTTCAAGTTATACAAAAGCAGCGAATACAACATACAGTTATAATACACTGAGTTTAACAACTTCGGGGACGAGGTTAGTTTACGCAATAGGAAATAATGCCGGCGATAGTAATAGTACATTTAATATACATAACAATATAATTGAGAATTGTGTCATAGGTAATTCGGGAGGTTTTAGTGCAATAAATAACGGAGTTAGCTCTGTTACACTTAATATTTACTCTAACTTAATCAACAACAACACAATTAATAATGGTGCTTCTACATTGATTGCTCCCGGCTCTGTAGATAGTGCAAATGTGTACAATAATACAATTTCAAACAATATTGTTAATTCAAGCAGCGGAACCTGTTATGGATTTCTATTTAATTCCGGTGTAGTAAACGCTTATAACAACAACATCTCAAATTATAGTACCACCACAGGTACTGCAAAAATTGAGGGAATTAGTATTAGTAATGGTACAGTAAATTTATATAATAATATAATTACCGGTATAAATTGTAATTCGCTCGGTGAAAGTTTAATTGGAATTAAAGTAAGTGGTGGTGTATTATGCAATATTCACAGAAATAAGATTCATGATTTATCCGGGACTGTACAATCTATATACGGCATATCTATTCAGGGAGGTGCGACAGATTACGTATACAATAATTTAATAAGTGATTTAAGATTATCAGGAGTAAGTAATGTTGACGCTATAAGAGGAATTAGTATAACATCGAGCACTGTGAATTCTGCCATAGGGATTTATTATAATACAATTTATTTGAAAGACACAATATCCGTTGGTGAAAATTACGGAACTTCATGTATTTATCACGCTTACTCTTCAACAGGAACCACAGCGTCTCTAGATATGAGAAATAATATATTTGTGAATCATTCCAAACCAAATGGTACAGGTAAAACAGTAGTATTCAGAAGAAGCGGAGCGGGTATATTTAATAATATTAATATTTCAAATAACAACTGTTTTTACGCCGGGACTCCCGGAATAAACAGGTTAATTTACACCGACAGCACCAACAATTTGCAGACATTAACGGAATATAAAGCTTTAATAACTCCGAAAGACAGTCTTTCTATAAGCACAAATCCTCCGTTCATAAATGTAATAACTCCACCGTATAATTTACACTTAAATAGTCCATCGCAGTGTGATGATGCGGGTTTGCCTATTACAACACCAATTAGTATTTTATTTGATTACGATAGTATTCCGAGACATCTTGTCACACCCGATTTAGGAGCGTATGAAAGAATCGCAACCGGAATAAATGAAAGTATAAATCTTCCACAAAATTACATTCTTGAACAGAACTATCCAAACCCATTTAATCCTGTTACAAATATTCAATTCAGTATTCCCCAAACTGACAATGTTACATTAAAGATATATAATATGCAGGGAAAAGAAGTCGAATCATATTACGACAATTCCAGATTAAATGCGGGGACATATATAGTATCCTTCAACGGGGCAAAATTATCAAGCGGAGTATATTTCTGCAAACTTGAATCAGCCAGATTTTTAATGGTTAAAAAAATGGTGTTAATTAAATAG